The following proteins come from a genomic window of Peromyscus eremicus chromosome 23, PerEre_H2_v1, whole genome shotgun sequence:
- the Kctd7 gene encoding BTB/POZ domain-containing protein KCTD7, whose amino-acid sequence MVVVTGREPDSRHSDGAMSSSEAEDDFLEPATPTATQAGHGLPLLPQEFPEVVPLNIGGAHFTTRLSTLRRYEDTMLAAMFSGRHYIPTDSEGRYFIDRDGTHFGDVLNFLRSGDLPPREHVRAVHKEAQYYAIGPLLEQLENMQPLKGEKVRQAFLGLMPYYKDHLERIVEIARLRAVQRKARFAKLKVCVFKEEMPITPYECPLLNSLRFERSESDGQLFEHHCEVDVSFGPWEAVADVYDLLHCLVTDLSAQGLTVDHQCIGVCDKHLVNHYYCKRPIYEFKITWW is encoded by the exons ATGGTGGTAGTCACCGGGCGGGAGCCAGACAGCCGTCACTCGGACGGTGCCATGTCCAGCTCCGAAGCCGAAGACGACTTCCTGGAGCCGGCCACTCCTACGGCCACGCAGGCGGGGCACGGGCTGCCCCTGCTGCCCCAGGAG TTTCCTGAGGTCGTCCCCCTTAACATTGGAGGAGCTCACTTTACCACACGCCTGTCTACCCTGCGGCGCTATGAAGACACCATGTTGGCTGCCATGTTCAGCGGGCGACATTACATCCCCACAGACTCTGAGGGCCGGTACTTCATTGACCGAGATGGCACACACTTCGG AGATGTGCTGAACTTCCTGCGGTCAGGGGACCTGCCACCCCGGGAGCATGTGCGGGCTGTGCACAAAGAGGCCCAGTACTATGCCATCGGGCCCCTCTTGGAGCAGCTGGAGAACATGCAGCCTCTGAAGGGCGAGAAGGTGCGCCAGGCCTTTCTGGGGCTCATGCCCTATTACAAAG ACCATTTGGAGCGGATCGTGGAGATTGCCCGGCTGCGCGCAGTCCAGCGGAAGGCCCGCTTTGCCAAGCTCAAAGTCTGTGTCTTCAAGGAAGAGATGCCCATCACCCCCTATGAGTGTCCACTCCTCAACTCCCTGCGCTTTGAGCGGAGCGAGAGTGACGGACAGCTCTTTGAACACCACTGTGAAGTGGACGTGTCTTTCGGGCCCTGGGAGGCAGTGGCTGACGTGTATGACCTGTTGCACTGTCTGGTCACGGACCTGTCAGCCCAGGGCCTCACAGTGGACCACCAGTGCATCGGGGTGTGCGACAAGCACCTTGTCAACCACTACTACTGCAAACGCCCCATCTATGAGTTCAAAATCACATGGTGGTGA